The Ralstonia wenshanensis genome includes a region encoding these proteins:
- a CDS encoding PDR/VanB family oxidoreductase translates to MNSPLNLRVHAMRYEAQGIVSVELRDVDGKTLPEYAPGAHIELHLGNGLVRSYSLCGAPEMRDRYVVGVLLDRNSRGGSRYVHEQLRVGSMLKIGGPRNHFELDETAPRTVLVAGGIGVTPIVCMARRLAEQGKTFSMLYCARSRAEAAFADELAAHGEAVRFHLDAEAGGPPDLKALLAGHPADTHFYCCGPGPMLRAFEAACEALGYTNVHIERFAADPGVESVQDGEYQVKLARNGAELCVPAGKSLLDALLEIGVEVEHSCKEGVCGSCETRVLEGEPDHRDSVLSKSERASNQTMMVCVSGCKGKRLVIDL, encoded by the coding sequence TGGAGCTGCGCGATGTCGACGGCAAGACCTTGCCCGAGTACGCACCCGGCGCGCATATTGAACTGCATCTCGGCAACGGGCTGGTGCGCAGCTATTCGCTGTGCGGCGCGCCGGAGATGCGTGACCGCTATGTGGTCGGCGTGCTGCTCGACCGCAACAGCCGCGGCGGCTCGCGCTATGTGCACGAGCAGTTGCGCGTGGGCTCAATGCTCAAGATCGGCGGCCCGCGCAATCACTTCGAGCTGGACGAAACCGCGCCGCGCACAGTGTTGGTCGCGGGTGGCATTGGGGTGACGCCCATCGTATGCATGGCGCGTCGTCTGGCCGAGCAAGGCAAGACGTTCTCGATGCTGTACTGCGCGCGCTCGCGTGCCGAAGCTGCCTTTGCCGATGAGCTGGCCGCGCATGGCGAGGCGGTGCGCTTCCACTTGGATGCGGAAGCAGGTGGCCCGCCCGATCTGAAAGCGTTGCTCGCGGGGCATCCGGCCGATACGCATTTCTATTGCTGCGGCCCCGGCCCGATGCTGCGGGCATTCGAGGCTGCTTGCGAGGCACTCGGCTACACCAACGTCCATATCGAACGCTTTGCGGCGGATCCCGGTGTGGAGTCGGTGCAGGACGGGGAGTACCAGGTCAAGCTCGCGCGCAACGGCGCTGAGCTGTGCGTGCCGGCAGGCAAGTCGCTGCTCGACGCGCTGCTGGAGATTGGCGTCGAGGTTGAACACAGCTGCAAGGAAGGTGTGTGCGGATCCTGTGAAACGCGCGTGCTCGAAGGCGAGCCCGACCACCGTGACAGCGTGCTTTCCAAGAGCGAGCGTGCATCGAACCAAACGATGATGGTTTGCGTATCCGGCTGCAAGGGCAAGCGCCTGGTGATTGATTTGTAA